In Sulfurisphaera javensis, a single genomic region encodes these proteins:
- a CDS encoding MBL fold metallo-hydrolase, whose amino-acid sequence MPCHGLHAIPSGPVEFSDIATTYVICGEKLNVMIDAGVSNSIADFSFLDRLDIVILTHIHIDHIGLLPEIIQTYKPKVLVKSGFKKYLTTDEGVKKLNESAEKVLGDLYYIYGEFRKIDESKVFEINGGEELDLGGNNLKILYTPGHAKHHVSVLVDDFLFTGDSAGAYFNGSVIPTTPPVINYEEYIKSLKMQISLKPRIVGLAHGGLVSPSVMEDHLKQMLSGEVNINIDLGGIAGEILKKQVEVNLRGLMEAIKNKDKK is encoded by the coding sequence ATGCCTTGTCATGGCTTACACGCAATACCCTCTGGTCCAGTGGAATTTTCGGATATTGCTACAACGTATGTGATTTGCGGAGAGAAATTGAACGTTATGATAGATGCTGGTGTTTCAAATTCTATTGCTGACTTTTCTTTTCTTGATAGACTAGATATTGTTATATTAACTCATATTCATATAGACCATATAGGCCTTTTGCCAGAAATAATTCAAACTTACAAGCCTAAAGTTTTAGTTAAATCTGGTTTCAAGAAGTATCTCACGACAGATGAAGGAGTAAAAAAGCTAAATGAAAGTGCTGAAAAGGTTTTAGGAGATTTATATTATATTTATGGTGAGTTTAGGAAAATCGATGAAAGTAAAGTATTTGAAATCAATGGTGGAGAGGAGTTAGATCTAGGAGGAAATAATTTAAAGATTTTATATACTCCTGGTCATGCAAAGCATCATGTATCTGTTCTAGTTGACGATTTCTTATTTACCGGTGATAGTGCTGGTGCATACTTTAACGGATCAGTAATTCCAACTACTCCTCCAGTTATTAACTATGAAGAGTACATAAAAAGTTTGAAGATGCAAATTTCATTAAAGCCACGCATTGTAGGTTTAGCTCACGGAGGTTTGGTTTCACCAAGTGTAATGGAAGATCACTTAAAGCAAATGCTAAGTGGAGAAGTTAATATTAACATTGATTTAGGTGGAATAGCCGGAGAAATACTTAAAAAGCAAGTTGAGGTTAACTTGAGAGGTTTAATGGAAGCTATTAAAAATAAGGATAAAAAATAG
- a CDS encoding DUF1059 domain-containing protein, producing MPKYTFSCASVGMDCGFEIKNAGSEEELLEMLKIHAKNSHGITSIPPDLLNKIKSNIKMSGKYSFSCASVGMNCGFEITNASSEEELLNELMVHAKMSHNLTSIPQDTLNKIKQNIKVT from the coding sequence ATGCCTAAGTATACATTTAGTTGTGCAAGTGTAGGAATGGATTGTGGGTTTGAAATAAAGAATGCTGGTAGTGAGGAAGAATTATTAGAGATGTTAAAGATTCATGCTAAAAATAGTCATGGAATAACCTCAATTCCACCAGATTTGTTAAATAAAATAAAAAGTAATATAAAAATGTCTGGAAAATATTCATTCAGTTGCGCTAGTGTTGGCATGAATTGTGGATTTGAAATAACTAACGCTTCTTCTGAAGAAGAATTATTAAATGAGTTAATGGTTCATGCGAAAATGTCTCATAATCTTACATCTATACCTCAAGATACATTAAATAAAATAAAGCAAAATATAAAAGTAACGTAA
- a CDS encoding DUF2299 domain-containing protein — protein MEDEEIEKIVKDLGLIIRKPPEAKEYYHISTSSPQGFPVVDIVRINKDSPFYLITMGILIHPSHKSAISNMKEEERRDFLADLVEELLKMGVDIAVLPPNSDVPEVVQISKIVYSEGLTPNEFLNAYYMVRNAGILVINRINRKFGSVQKRGSSAYV, from the coding sequence ATGGAAGATGAAGAGATAGAAAAAATTGTTAAGGATCTAGGATTAATTATTAGGAAACCACCGGAGGCTAAGGAGTATTACCATATTTCAACTTCTTCTCCTCAAGGTTTTCCAGTTGTTGATATAGTTAGGATAAATAAAGATTCTCCCTTTTACCTTATTACTATGGGAATACTTATTCATCCTTCACATAAATCAGCAATAAGCAATATGAAGGAAGAAGAAAGGAGAGATTTTTTAGCTGACTTAGTTGAAGAGTTACTAAAAATGGGTGTAGATATTGCAGTTCTTCCTCCTAACTCTGATGTCCCAGAAGTAGTACAAATATCTAAAATAGTTTACTCTGAAGGTTTAACTCCAAACGAATTCCTTAACGCTTATTATATGGTAAGAAACGCTGGTATTCTAGTTATAAATAGGATTAACAGGAAGTTTGGAAGCGTTCAAAAGAGAGGTTCATCGGCATATGTTTAG
- a CDS encoding winged helix-turn-helix transcriptional regulator, with the protein MDLIDKRILFYFLKDGRISQRRIASNLNLTPASLNYRFKKLIDDSILKGFKLYVNPNFFSKQQIFIAFKNYNDIDSDWISFKLKCVEWLNVYGIQVKDTTELKDRIDYMTKQLGEPVLTYYPVQSLLKPSNLDQKIVEILKQDPRAPPSEISKKLGINSKTIEKHIKYLKHRGLILVVPVIDLGKTDIVIFSIFSKNIEDISVVLQDCKIWQFTDGYAGITVCYADNMERARKFIQAAREVDKNADVMIIYDYIFK; encoded by the coding sequence ATGGATCTTATTGATAAGAGAATTCTTTTTTATTTTTTAAAAGATGGGAGAATTTCACAACGGAGAATTGCATCAAATTTAAATCTAACTCCGGCGAGCTTAAATTATAGATTTAAAAAACTTATTGATGACAGCATACTAAAAGGGTTTAAGCTTTATGTGAACCCAAACTTTTTCAGTAAGCAACAGATTTTTATTGCATTTAAGAATTATAATGATATAGATTCTGATTGGATATCCTTTAAATTAAAGTGCGTAGAATGGTTAAACGTATATGGTATTCAAGTGAAAGATACAACAGAACTTAAAGATAGAATAGATTACATGACTAAACAATTAGGCGAGCCGGTACTTACTTATTATCCCGTTCAGTCCTTACTTAAACCATCGAATTTAGACCAAAAAATAGTTGAAATATTAAAGCAAGACCCTAGAGCACCTCCTTCTGAAATATCTAAGAAACTAGGAATAAATAGTAAGACTATAGAGAAACATATAAAATATTTGAAACACAGAGGACTTATATTAGTAGTTCCAGTTATAGATTTAGGAAAAACTGACATTGTAATTTTTTCAATATTTTCAAAGAATATTGAGGATATATCCGTAGTCTTACAAGATTGTAAAATATGGCAATTTACTGATGGTTATGCAGGAATTACTGTATGCTATGCTGATAATATGGAAAGAGCAAGAAAATTTATTCAAGCTGCCAGAGAAGTAGATAAGAATGCGGATGTTATGATAATATATGACTATATTTTCAAATAA
- the pyk gene encoding pyruvate kinase has product MFRKTKIVATLGPSSEPYVDEIVKYADIVRLNFAHGDEQQHEKYFNLVKDKVPILVDLPGPKLRIGDIGTDKIVLKRGDIIEFGTSIPVEDPLFFKLVKQGSEVLIADGRIRVKITELKDNFAKGIVEEGGILTSRKGINIPDADIPVGLTNRDYQLLQEALKLGATFIGLSFVTSPDEVKKVKEIVKDKAWLIAKIEKKAALKNLKGIIKESDAVMVARGDLGVEVGLANLPQTQRKIVRLARVYGKPVILATQVLESMVTSPIPTRAEVIDVANSIIQGVDAIMLSDETAMGQYPIEAVKTLRDLIINVEKTFKSKPSPPLKNVDDAIAYSAVSASNLASASAIIVYTRTGATAIRISRLRPLVPIITLTPNNEAYERLKLCYGVYSFKSNELSSLDEIVEESKKISKQLSLKGTIIVTAGGPAEGTTRFLKVEEI; this is encoded by the coding sequence ATGTTTAGAAAAACAAAAATAGTTGCAACGTTAGGTCCTAGTAGTGAACCTTATGTAGATGAAATAGTAAAGTACGCTGATATAGTTAGACTTAACTTTGCCCATGGAGATGAACAACAGCATGAAAAATACTTTAATCTTGTCAAGGATAAAGTTCCAATTCTAGTAGATCTTCCTGGACCTAAGTTAAGAATTGGGGATATAGGAACGGATAAGATCGTATTAAAAAGAGGAGATATAATAGAGTTTGGAACTTCAATTCCAGTTGAAGATCCTTTATTTTTTAAACTTGTAAAACAAGGTTCTGAAGTTTTAATTGCTGATGGAAGGATTAGAGTAAAAATAACTGAATTAAAAGACAATTTTGCAAAAGGGATTGTTGAAGAAGGGGGAATATTAACTTCAAGGAAGGGAATAAACATTCCTGATGCTGACATTCCAGTTGGATTAACAAACAGAGATTATCAACTGCTTCAAGAAGCCTTAAAACTGGGAGCAACATTTATTGGATTATCATTTGTTACATCTCCAGATGAAGTAAAGAAAGTCAAGGAAATAGTAAAAGACAAAGCATGGTTAATAGCTAAAATAGAAAAGAAAGCTGCTTTAAAGAATTTGAAAGGGATAATCAAGGAGTCTGATGCCGTTATGGTTGCTAGAGGAGATTTAGGAGTTGAAGTTGGATTAGCTAATTTACCTCAAACTCAAAGGAAAATAGTTAGGCTTGCTAGAGTATATGGTAAACCAGTTATTTTAGCTACTCAAGTTTTAGAATCTATGGTCACCTCTCCAATTCCTACGAGAGCAGAAGTTATTGATGTCGCAAATTCAATAATACAAGGGGTGGATGCAATAATGTTAAGTGATGAAACTGCTATGGGACAATATCCTATTGAAGCTGTAAAGACTCTACGCGACCTTATAATTAATGTTGAAAAAACCTTTAAGTCTAAGCCTTCTCCACCTTTAAAGAACGTTGATGATGCTATAGCATATTCTGCTGTTTCAGCATCAAATTTGGCCTCTGCTTCAGCAATAATAGTTTATACTAGAACTGGAGCTACAGCAATAAGAATATCTAGGCTAAGGCCATTAGTACCTATAATTACTTTAACACCAAATAATGAAGCTTATGAAAGGTTAAAGTTATGCTATGGAGTATATTCTTTTAAATCGAACGAGCTAAGTAGTTTAGATGAAATAGTTGAGGAAAGTAAAAAAATAAGTAAACAACTTAGCTTAAAAGGAACAATAATTGTTACAGCTGGAGGTCCAGCAGAAGGAACTACCAGGTTTTTAAAAGTTGAAGAGATTTAA
- a CDS encoding thermopsin has protein sequence MSLRLFLLFVLLIEILQYIVVPTSFGISSNYLFPPKENVTLAGKYMPYGVNPNPYTSEPAPMGIADIGIGPNGPFIRETTQFKGIIYLYSLSAESSLNNSCVGFQLNVVLNYNYKGNTYALWIQDVALFNTQNNYIIFLDNIWNFTTFDANVSGVSGNGELSNYNGVYYYYYFAPGNGVYLSLPSTIYLLVNVTTNSYGQPVINFWYNDGYGWVEYDSVTVTNVYNASNVYFLIDGYQYTGYGNYYDAELVLVGPGGGSCAYLYESQVYLSLQYWNGHNFQTVRNAYNHGYDTAETTNNANVGVYYYPSNGEYVSGITAGFGTPGELWNQDSVSTLIINTGVSSGYVLVFNASVPYSDIENYPSFYEIPFTNGEVCLTLDPMEYGIVVYSSNGQIVGEANVITDQGSTVSTNVEPFKISVLQSSISGSTATVTFNIQAYGYVTFYVNSSFPYSFQSNPVYINGEGTDILTIYDLSPGNYEIIVYASLFEGFYCEINLNLHIGIPKVPVTFSLTVIGQAPPISPTITFTFPNGSTEVLPIFNGETINVPQGTTYDIQQVISEGNIRWATNNVTSGTINNLETLNIVYYEQFKVNFSYKLIGNGDFGNPTITYYCFNIQKTAIAPATVWVDYDSVYEYSQILPGSNSQSRAIANNFEGVVYSPETVIVYYQVQYYIVVNSSIPLYALVNGENVSFTSNWYNESASIQIENMPYYISPTEREIIVSVSPNSFIIVDSPETVNVKTITQYYIDIKSPIPIYGIINGINETLTSNWYNESDKIIIENITYYPNKFTRDIITSVMPSRNIIVNSSIEISIITLTQYYINVNSSIPIYALVNGNNVSLNSNWYNSGLKIEVENLTYYPKPNERYVITYISPESFTLNSPVNITVKVIEQFLVSVSSKIPIKALINGSETLLNSSWINKGTKVYIINYTYYVNSKEREIIVNITPSQSFTVNSPVTVNVKTQRQYLVTIDNISSWYSAGATIMLNANIPFYMVGKFIGTYNASPGSIIVVNQPIEEKLVESPNYLVIGSLLSITIVTVIAILFIKKYK, from the coding sequence ATGAGTTTACGGCTTTTTCTTTTATTCGTTTTATTAATTGAAATATTACAATATATAGTAGTTCCTACATCTTTTGGTATTTCGTCAAATTATTTATTTCCTCCTAAAGAAAACGTAACTTTAGCTGGAAAATACATGCCTTATGGAGTAAATCCTAATCCTTATACATCTGAGCCTGCTCCAATGGGAATAGCTGATATAGGAATTGGCCCTAATGGACCATTCATTAGAGAAACGACACAATTTAAAGGAATTATTTATCTTTACTCTTTATCTGCTGAAAGCTCCTTGAATAATTCATGTGTAGGTTTTCAGTTAAACGTAGTGTTAAATTACAATTATAAGGGCAATACTTATGCTTTATGGATACAAGATGTTGCATTATTTAATACTCAAAATAATTATATTATATTCCTTGATAATATATGGAATTTTACAACTTTTGACGCTAATGTAAGTGGCGTTTCCGGAAATGGTGAACTAAGTAATTATAACGGTGTCTATTACTATTATTACTTTGCTCCTGGTAATGGTGTATATTTAAGTTTACCATCCACTATTTACCTCTTAGTAAACGTTACTACTAATTCTTATGGTCAACCAGTAATCAATTTCTGGTATAATGATGGTTATGGTTGGGTTGAGTATGATTCTGTTACAGTAACTAACGTTTATAATGCTTCAAACGTATATTTCTTGATTGACGGTTATCAATATACTGGTTATGGTAATTATTATGATGCTGAATTAGTCTTAGTTGGTCCGGGAGGTGGAAGTTGTGCTTATTTATATGAATCCCAGGTTTATCTTTCTCTTCAATATTGGAATGGCCATAATTTCCAAACAGTAAGGAATGCATATAACCATGGTTATGATACTGCTGAAACAACAAATAACGCAAACGTAGGTGTTTATTATTATCCTTCAAATGGTGAGTATGTCTCTGGTATTACTGCTGGATTTGGTACACCAGGTGAATTATGGAATCAAGATTCCGTGTCTACACTAATAATTAACACTGGAGTTAGCAGTGGTTATGTTTTAGTATTTAATGCTTCTGTTCCATATTCCGATATAGAGAATTACCCTTCATTTTATGAGATTCCATTCACAAATGGTGAGGTTTGCTTGACTCTTGATCCTATGGAGTACGGTATAGTAGTTTATTCTTCTAATGGTCAAATAGTAGGTGAGGCTAATGTAATAACTGACCAAGGAAGTACAGTATCAACTAATGTTGAACCTTTCAAAATATCAGTTCTTCAATCCTCTATTTCTGGTTCAACGGCTACAGTTACATTTAATATTCAAGCTTATGGCTATGTCACATTTTACGTTAACTCCTCTTTTCCATATAGTTTTCAAAGTAACCCCGTTTACATAAATGGAGAGGGAACTGATATTTTAACTATTTATGACTTATCACCTGGTAATTATGAAATTATAGTTTATGCAAGTTTGTTTGAAGGGTTCTACTGTGAGATAAATCTTAACTTGCATATTGGGATTCCAAAAGTTCCAGTTACATTTTCTTTAACAGTTATTGGACAAGCTCCACCTATATCACCAACTATAACGTTCACTTTTCCTAATGGAAGTACAGAAGTTTTACCTATATTTAATGGAGAAACAATTAATGTACCACAAGGAACCACTTATGATATTCAACAAGTTATAAGTGAAGGAAATATTAGATGGGCTACAAATAACGTTACTTCAGGGACTATTAACAATCTAGAAACGTTAAATATAGTATATTATGAGCAGTTTAAAGTTAACTTTAGCTATAAATTGATAGGTAATGGAGATTTTGGAAATCCAACAATAACATATTATTGTTTTAATATTCAAAAAACTGCCATTGCACCAGCTACTGTATGGGTAGATTATGATTCTGTCTATGAATATTCGCAAATATTACCCGGATCAAATTCACAAAGTAGGGCTATTGCTAATAACTTTGAAGGTGTTGTATACTCTCCAGAAACTGTAATTGTTTACTATCAAGTTCAATATTATATAGTTGTTAATTCATCAATTCCGCTTTATGCTCTAGTCAATGGAGAAAACGTAAGTTTTACTTCAAATTGGTACAATGAGAGTGCTTCAATTCAGATTGAAAATATGCCTTATTACATTTCGCCAACAGAAAGGGAAATTATAGTTTCAGTATCGCCTAACTCTTTTATTATTGTAGACTCTCCAGAAACAGTTAATGTAAAGACAATTACACAGTATTATATAGATATAAAGAGTCCAATTCCAATTTACGGTATAATAAACGGGATAAACGAAACATTAACTTCAAATTGGTATAACGAAAGTGATAAAATAATTATAGAAAATATAACTTATTATCCTAACAAATTTACTAGGGATATAATAACGTCAGTAATGCCGTCCAGAAATATTATTGTGAATTCCTCAATTGAAATTTCAATAATTACATTAACACAATATTATATCAATGTGAATTCTTCTATACCTATTTATGCTTTAGTAAATGGAAATAATGTTAGTCTTAACTCAAATTGGTATAACTCTGGGTTAAAAATAGAAGTAGAGAACTTAACTTATTATCCTAAGCCAAATGAAAGATATGTAATAACATATATTTCGCCAGAATCTTTCACTTTAAATTCTCCAGTAAATATTACCGTTAAGGTTATAGAACAGTTTTTAGTTTCAGTAAGCTCAAAAATACCAATAAAAGCGTTAATTAATGGAAGTGAAACACTATTAAATTCCTCATGGATAAATAAAGGAACAAAAGTTTATATCATAAACTATACTTACTATGTTAATTCAAAAGAGAGGGAAATTATTGTAAATATTACACCCTCACAATCATTTACAGTGAATTCTCCAGTTACAGTAAATGTAAAAACACAAAGACAATATTTGGTAACTATTGATAATATTTCTTCATGGTATAGTGCTGGTGCAACTATAATGTTAAATGCAAATATACCATTTTATATGGTAGGAAAATTCATAGGAACTTATAATGCTTCACCAGGATCAATTATTGTAGTTAATCAACCAATAGAGGAAAAACTAGTAGAATCTCCAAATTACTTAGTTATCGGAAGCTTACTAAGTATTACAATAGTTACTGTTATCGCTATATTATTTATTAAAAAATATAAATGA
- a CDS encoding deoxycytidine triphosphate deaminase, whose translation MILSHQSIKSILGNVILNYVEENVRENGYDLRICGDKYYEIVQGAELPDNKVKLREIEFKDKAILKAFKTYLFESCEEFRMPLDLIALITLKSTLARNGFLAPPTVIDAGYQGKVNVAITPVYDSSLKKGIATHHLIFIKLDQPTAKPYNGKYQGGKLI comes from the coding sequence GTGATACTTTCACATCAGTCTATTAAAAGTATTCTAGGTAATGTTATACTAAACTATGTAGAGGAGAATGTTAGAGAAAATGGCTATGATTTGAGAATATGTGGTGATAAATACTATGAGATCGTTCAAGGGGCTGAATTACCAGATAATAAGGTGAAACTAAGAGAAATAGAGTTTAAAGATAAAGCAATACTAAAGGCTTTTAAGACTTATCTATTCGAGAGTTGTGAAGAATTTAGAATGCCTTTAGACTTAATAGCTTTAATAACGTTGAAAAGTACCTTGGCAAGAAATGGTTTTCTTGCCCCTCCAACTGTTATTGATGCTGGGTATCAGGGTAAGGTAAATGTTGCAATAACTCCAGTTTATGATTCCTCCTTAAAGAAAGGAATTGCTACTCATCACTTAATCTTCATTAAATTAGATCAACCTACTGCAAAGCCTTATAATGGTAAATATCAAGGTGGTAAATTAATTTGA
- a CDS encoding DUF1059 domain-containing protein encodes MVFGLGKKKKFEFSCSSLGMDCGFMVKNATSEEELLEILKIHAEKAHGIKEISTSLLENIKKNIKRV; translated from the coding sequence ATGGTATTCGGATTAGGAAAGAAGAAAAAGTTCGAATTTAGTTGTTCTAGTTTAGGGATGGACTGCGGATTTATGGTTAAAAACGCCACGTCAGAGGAAGAATTACTGGAAATTCTAAAAATCCATGCAGAAAAGGCTCATGGAATAAAAGAAATTTCGACAAGTTTATTAGAAAATATTAAGAAAAATATTAAGAGAGTGTGA